AAAAGTTTGCGATTTCCTCGGTAATCCGGTGACCGGTCTATCCAAAGTGGTCGCGAATTCGGCATCGCGTGTTGGAACCGATGCGGCTATTTTAAGCAAACAAAGCTTGCAAGCTTCGCCGACGGATAAGTAAGTATTCAAATTATACCTTATTGTCCCCAAAACTTTACCGATTCCGTTCCATTTACGTCGAAATTGGTTATACATTGGGGTACAGTAATATTCGTCAATTTAACCCTTTGACCTTTTTTATTACGATCCAAAGAAGATCAAGAAAATTGGCGTACAGAGTTATTTTGTATGTTTGCAAAGATTGAATATTTACTCTCGCTTTAATTCGTGTTTCAGAACATTGTATACTCTCAATCTTATGGAAGCTAAGCCAGAACGCGGTTTCTATAAGATATCTGTTGCGGCGGGATCAACTACGAACACCGTCACAGTGAAAGTTCTTTGTCAAGTAGTAGTCGACTATTTGGAAATTGGAACCGGCGATGCCGATCAAACCACTCAACCGAAACTTTCAAGGTAATATCTATCGTCCTTCCGCGAGAAGAAGGCATAGCGTGCTtgtatccccactcttgctgcagtccgctgattggttgTCACCGATTTTCGTCACAGTTTTCGGCCAATACCTGTcagtcagcggactgcaacagcATATTCTTCTCATGGAAGAATAGTACGTGGCCAACTTTCCACGCGTtatgaaaatatacagggtgctcgaccacccctggaaaaaattttaatgggagatactagaggccaaaataagacgaaaaacaagaatatcaatttcttgatcgaggcttccttaaaaagttattaaaaaattaaattaaaatatttcaaatcattctggaaaaattatttctggtagcgggggtcaattacaatcatttttggtgaatacatatacccccaaaatcctacgtactttcgagaaaaaaattctttaccgaaaatatactgtatggccggaaatgtttctataactcttttacgaagcctcaatcaacaaattggaattcttgattttcggcttattttggcctctagaatctctcattaaaattttttccaggtgtgTATGTGTATGTGGTTAATATCTTGATGTATGTTTCGTGTTGTTTACAGAGTGACTTATCCGGAGAAACTGACTAATAAGATAGAAGCTGACTCGCAGCAAAAATTGGTTATGCGATTTTTGCTCAGGGACAGTGCCAGTAAGAAGCCTATGCGAACACATCAAGCTTTCGTGCGACTTTCTTCCGCGTCAGTTTCGAACGATGGAAAACAGGGCCATGAAATTTTATTTGTGGCCGAACCGGACGCTTCGCACGTCTACAAATTCGACATGGTAATTCCGTGTTTCGATCGTCCGTCGATCTTACGATCACCAGTGAAATTATTTGGAAAACGTAGATCGTATTTTTGAAATGTTTCAGCCAGTCGGGTCCGCAGCCGCGAACTTCGATCATCAGAGCGGAGACTACAACGTAGAATTAATCGTCGGTGACGCCATATTGAATAATCCTTTCCAGTGGAAAGTAGCGACAGTCACTTTAAAATTCCCCGAATTGACATCGGCCGAGCGAGTCGATAAGAACATTGCTTCCAAGCACAAGTCCGATATCTACTCGACTAAACCAGAGATAAAGGTAAAATGCCtctgttttttttgtgttttggtTGTAATTGCACGTATGATATATCTCATGATTTACGACTGCAAATTAAATAAACCAATGCTCGTTAGTGATAGCAATTCGCTCGAGATTCTGTCACCTCCTTAACATTGGGAGATAAATATTGAATGCATAtctattctatattttttaagtGAAATACTTGGAATATCATATTCATTCGAACACGGTTATTAGTTTGCGACGTAGACATTCTTTGTTTCGTCAAATGATTTGCTAATCTTTGATACTCGTGTATTTCAGCACATGTTCCGCGAGCCAGAGAAAAGGCCTCCCGCTTTTGTCTCCAATCTATTCACCGGTTTGTGCTTAGCACCGGTTCTCTTGTTGCTGATTCTATGGGCTGAACTTGGAGCGAACATATCGAACTTTCCATATTCGGTTAGCGCCTTTACGTTCCACCTTGGATTGGGAAGTAAGTACATTTCACTTCGATCAATGGTACATCGTAAATCAGACAATTCGCGTAGCGTGCCCGTTACTCGACAGATTGTGTCGTCTCTGCGCAATTTGCCCACATTCGGGCACAAAGAAAAGGTGAACGTTTCGCAAATGCAAGTGTTATGATATTGCATTTGTAGCCCAATATTCGCGACATTGTCTCCGGAAGCGTAGTTTTATGCATAAAATATCACGATATACAAAGCATCGTTAATTTATTTGTTTCCGGTTTTCAGGTATCTTCGTACTTTTTGGAGTATTTTGGCTGAAGCTAAACATGTTCGTCACTCTTCGATACCTACTTAGTCTCGGTGTAGCCACGTTCCTCAGTGGCAATGAAATGTTATCACACATAGCCCATAAACGTAAATCACGTTAAGTCACTGGAGCATCGCAAAATTTCATCCGA
The window above is part of the Colletes latitarsis isolate SP2378_abdomen chromosome 2, iyColLati1, whole genome shotgun sequence genome. Proteins encoded here:
- the Ostdelta gene encoding oligosaccharide transferase delta subunit — encoded protein: MNIPLILLIAITRITICLSANEVHQSTNSYLTAADKTHFKKILQPGLTSNDISIVHYAVQGYKLLGETISNQQDICNDLMKIAKDGNEVTTEKAFYIASTWKTIGNCKNSPAPMISKVLLSTIEKDGATMQELHFAVNGLTALSEKLPRDKVDKVVKTILSMLRKDDNLWNLGYTFHIASDLGSSGAFVLDRIEDVVIQADEVDGQYLQFEGGLSVTSFLVSGILKLSTAMKEKPPLTTQQTVKMANYFLSRRSVQTPKGVANLLSALTTMANSNIEKPVCVTLANEGIDISVQQPLVTVKVCDFLGNPVTGLSKVVANSASRVGTDAAILSKQSLQASPTDKTLYTLNLMEAKPERGFYKISVAAGSTTNTVTVKVLCQVVVDYLEIGTGDADQTTQPKLSRVTYPEKLTNKIEADSQQKLVMRFLLRDSASKKPMRTHQAFVRLSSASVSNDGKQGHEILFVAEPDASHVYKFDMPVGSAAANFDHQSGDYNVELIVGDAILNNPFQWKVATVTLKFPELTSAERVDKNIASKHKSDIYSTKPEIKHMFREPEKRPPAFVSNLFTGLCLAPVLLLLILWAELGANISNFPYSVSAFTFHLGLGSIFVLFGVFWLKLNMFVTLRYLLSLGVATFLSGNEMLSHIAHKRKSR